A DNA window from Syngnathus typhle isolate RoL2023-S1 ecotype Sweden linkage group LG2, RoL_Styp_1.0, whole genome shotgun sequence contains the following coding sequences:
- the LOC133150469 gene encoding solute carrier family 15 member 1-like: MAGKDEKGKSKSKSALVCGYPISIFFIVVNEFCERFSYYGMRAVLVLYFKYFLRWDDDLATTIYHTFVALCYLTPILGAIVADSWLGKFKTIVYLSIVYALGQVVLAVSAIHDITDTDHDGTPDNMTFHVALSVVGLLLIALGTGGIKPCVAAFGGDQFEDHQEKQRSTFFSIFYLSINAGSLLSTVITPILRAQECGIHSQQKCYPLAFGVPAALMVVALIVFIVGSGMYNKTAPQGNIMVKVCNCIGFAIANRFRHRHSTYPKRAHWMDWAEEKYDKLLIAQVKMVVKVLFLYIPLPMFWALFDQQGSRWTLQATTMNGDFGVLVIQPDQMQTVNPILILVLVPIVDSVVYPLISKCKLNFTPLKRMTVGMFLAALAFVAAGLVQIQIDQSLPTFPSGTESQVKFLNMLDKPLDIKAGPQSFKLDAFTANNDYLTFENSFSLELGPGAIYPITPSDGSRSTVVILQDGPLPRPVVFDDITAKPEQGANAIRFFNGLGCTLNITVGNLDFKGVSASDMSKYLTLPHGNAEFLIKNNTGEECVYNEQLGFGSSYVLIIPPTFTFGPNCGQEIRQVIDIRPNSVHMAWQIPQYFLITAGEVVFSVTGLEFSYSQAPSNMKSVLQAGWLLTVAVGNIIVLIVAEAATLEDQWAEYILFASLLVVVCITFAIMAHFYTYTDPSKIEAQFRRMDPEDKWKNMDGKDSVERGKEEKYSDSSSDEEEDITQTKL, from the exons ATGGCAG gaaaAGATGAAAAGGGGAAGTCCAAGTCAAAAAGT GCTTTGGTGTGCGGCTACCCAATTAGCATCTTTTTTATTGTGGTCAATGAGTTCTGCGAGCGCTTCTCGTATTATGGCATGCGAG CTGTGCTGGTGCTTTACTTTAAGTACTTTCTGAGGTGGGATGATGACTTGGCCACAACAATCTACCATACCTTTGTTGCCCTCTGCTACCTGACCCCAATCCTGGGTGCCATTGTGGCCGACTCTTGGCTCGGCAAGTTCAA GACTATTGTATACCTGTCCATTGTGTACGCATTGGGGCAGGTGGTCTTGGCAGTCAGTGCCATCCATGACATCACCGACACCGATCATGACGGGACCCCGGACAACATGACCTTCCACGT AGCTCTGTCCGTGGTGGGTTTGTTGCTCATAGCCCTGGGAACAGGAGGAATCAAACCTTGTGTTGCAGCTTTTGGCGGAGACCAGTTTGAAGACCATCAG GAGAAGCAgagaagcacttttttttcaattttctaCCTGTCCATCAATGCAGGCAGCTTGCTGTCCACTGTCATTACCCCTATCCTCAGAG CTCAGGAGTGTGGAATACACAGCCAACAGAAATGTTACCCGCTGGCTTTTGGTGTACCCGCAGCCCTCATGGTTGTTGCTCTGA TTGTATTCATTGTGGGAAGTGGAATGTACAATAAGACGGCTCCTCAAGGAAACATCATGGTAAAAGTCTGCAACTGCATCGGG TTTGCTATCGCTAACCGTTTCCGGCATCGTCATTCGACATACCCGAAAAGAGCACACTGGATGGACTGGGCTGAAGAAAAATATGAT AAACTTCTGATTGCCCAAGTAAAGATGGTGGTTAAGGTGCTGTTCCTCTACATCCCTCTACCAATGTTCTGGGCTCTCTTTGACCAGCAG GGATCGAGATGGACCCTCCAGGCAACGACCATGAACGGTGACTTT GGAGTCCTTGTCATCCAGCCTGACCAGATGCAG ACGGTCAACCCCATCTTGATCCTGGTTCTGGTGCCAATCGTGGACAGTGTGGTCTACCCACTCATCTCCAAGTGCAAGTTAAACTTCAC TCCTTTGAAAAGGATGACCGTGGGGATGTTCCTCGCCGCTTTGGCATTTGTTGCTGCAGGCCTGGTTCAGATCCAGATTGAT caATCCCTGCCCACCTTTCCATCCGGCACTGAGAGCCAAGTGAAGTTTCTCAACATGCTGGACAAGCCTTTAGACATCAAGGCTGGGCCACAATCTTTTAAGTTGGATGCTTTCACG GCCAACAATGACTACCTGACCTTCGAAAACTCATTTTCTTTGGAACTGGGCCCGGGCGCCATTTATCCAATCACCCCAAGTGACGGGTCTCGGAGTACTGTTGTGATCCTTCAGGATGGGCCTCTGCCTAGACCTGTAGTG TTTGATGACATCACGGCCAAACCGGAGCAGGGTGCTAATGCTATAAG ATTTTTCAATGGCCTAGGCTGTACTTTAAATATAACAGTTGGCAATCTGGACTTCAAGGGGGTTAGTGCTTCAGACATGTCAAAATATTTGACACTACCACACGGGAA TGCGGAGTTCCTGATCAAGAACAATACAGGAGAAGAGTGTGTCTACAACGAGCAGCTTGGCTTCGGCAGCTCTTACGTCTTGATCATCCCGCCCACTTTCACATTTGGACCaaat TGCGGACAGGAGATCCGTCAGGTGATAGACATCAGACCAAACTCGGTCCACATGGCCTGGCAGATTCCGCAGTACTTCCTAATCACTGCAGGAGAAGTGGTGTTTTCTGTTACAGGCCTGGAATTCTCCTACTCACAG GCACCCAGCAACATGAAATCAGTGCTGCAGGCCGGTTGGCTCTTAACTGTTGCTGTTGGTAATATCATTGTGCTCATTGTTGCCGAGGCAGCAACACTTGAAGATCAG TGGGCCGAGTATATTCTCTTTGCATCCTTGCTGGTGGTGGTGTGCATCACTTTTGCAATCATGGCCCACTTCTACACGTACACTGACCCAAGCAAGATTGAAGCTCAGTTCAGAAGGATGGACCCTGAGGATAAATGGAAGAACATGGATGGAAAGGACTCAGTTGAGCGTGGTAAAGAAGAAAAGTATTCAGATTCCAGCTCGGATGAGGAGGAAGATATCACACAGACCAAGCTGTGA